One window from the genome of Saccharicrinis carchari encodes:
- a CDS encoding DUF3822 family protein, with translation MNTVSVIDTSFDIKITTSYFLSIQLQLDGFSFCVLDPVSNQYIQFNNRPLKPNENILDILEWELSKNNLLVYPYQKIFVLYNTSKYSLIPQALYDKKHHEDYLSFCFSEGVDLQTELVFANKIKMADSICVFKIPLQLSTILDKYFKNIQYFCQATPFIETALLSTPINMAHNHVHIHIQPSGFYFDIIVTSGNNLKMHNTFKYHDKKEFLYFTLFVFEQIKLDTHNTKVFLSGNIEKSNETYALLKKYVKQVEIDNTTKHFKFSGIFKHLSIQNHLNLFNIPLCV, from the coding sequence ATGAACACGGTATCCGTTATCGACACAAGTTTCGATATAAAAATTACTACATCCTATTTTTTATCCATCCAACTTCAGTTGGATGGATTTTCTTTTTGTGTGCTGGATCCTGTTAGCAATCAATACATTCAGTTCAACAATCGGCCGTTAAAGCCCAACGAAAATATTTTAGATATTCTGGAATGGGAACTATCCAAGAATAACCTCTTGGTTTATCCTTATCAGAAAATATTTGTTTTATACAACACCAGCAAATATTCTTTGATTCCGCAGGCTTTGTATGATAAGAAGCACCATGAAGATTACCTCTCGTTTTGTTTTTCGGAGGGTGTTGACCTACAAACTGAACTTGTTTTTGCTAATAAAATTAAAATGGCAGATTCGATCTGTGTTTTTAAGATTCCCTTGCAATTAAGTACTATATTGGACAAATACTTTAAAAACATACAATATTTTTGTCAGGCTACACCATTTATCGAAACGGCCTTATTGAGCACGCCTATCAACATGGCACACAATCATGTGCATATACATATTCAGCCATCCGGTTTTTACTTCGATATTATTGTAACTTCAGGTAATAACCTAAAAATGCACAACACTTTTAAATATCACGACAAAAAAGAATTTTTATATTTTACCTTGTTTGTTTTTGAACAAATAAAATTGGACACACACAACACAAAGGTCTTTTTAAGTGGTAACATTGAAAAGTCGAACGAAACGTATGCACTGCTAAAGAAGTATGTAAAGCAGGTTGAAATTGATAATACAACAAAACATTTTAAGTTTTCCGGCATATTTAAACACCTATCCATTCAAAACCACCTCAATTTATTTAATATCCCGCTATGCGTATAG
- a CDS encoding ATP-dependent DNA helicase encodes MINKHLISIITQHFKHNPTPSQEKTIEKFADFLTEQNEHPIFLLKGYAGTGKTSLVSSFVEALGELNFKMVLMAPTGRAAKVFSSYAQYPAHTVHKIIYRQKSANDGFGSFNLNKNLKPETIFFVDEASMIHGSSAEYSGFGTGNLMEDLLNFVFEGHNCRLVLIGDAAQLPPVGNSESPALNMDTLKYYSESVTECFLWDVVRQSSKSGVLSCASDLRFQIESENILDNLPKINIEGYNDVKRLTGEELIDAITTSYDTVGMDETLIVNRSNKRTNLYNKGIRNSILYKEEELTVGDIILVVKNNYHWLKNSKEVDFIANGDIAEIVRIKGYEELYGHRFVNCVVRLLDYKELEVDVKLMLDVLNLDTPGLSQKEQEQFFYTVMEDYVDLTPKRKQYQAVKNNDYYNALQVKFAYAMTCHKAQGGQWKSVFVDPGFVPDQNINRDYYRWLYTAFTRCTEKLYLVNFKEDYFE; translated from the coding sequence ATGATAAATAAACATCTAATTAGCATAATAACGCAACACTTTAAGCATAATCCTACGCCATCGCAGGAAAAAACCATCGAAAAATTTGCCGATTTCCTGACCGAACAAAATGAACACCCTATTTTTTTGTTAAAAGGATATGCGGGAACCGGCAAAACTTCATTGGTGAGTTCCTTTGTTGAAGCCTTGGGTGAGTTGAATTTTAAAATGGTATTGATGGCCCCAACGGGTAGGGCAGCCAAAGTTTTTTCGAGCTATGCCCAATACCCTGCCCATACGGTGCACAAAATTATTTACAGACAAAAATCGGCCAATGATGGATTCGGATCCTTTAACCTCAATAAAAATTTAAAACCCGAAACCATATTTTTTGTTGACGAAGCTTCTATGATACATGGTTCTTCGGCCGAATATTCGGGTTTTGGAACCGGGAATTTAATGGAAGATTTACTAAACTTTGTTTTTGAGGGCCATAATTGCCGTTTGGTGCTTATTGGCGATGCGGCGCAGCTGCCTCCTGTGGGTAACTCGGAAAGCCCTGCTTTAAACATGGATACACTAAAATATTATTCAGAATCGGTAACAGAGTGCTTCCTGTGGGATGTGGTAAGGCAATCCAGCAAAAGTGGTGTTTTAAGCTGTGCTTCGGATTTACGGTTTCAAATTGAATCAGAAAACATACTCGATAATCTTCCTAAAATAAATATAGAAGGTTATAATGATGTTAAACGATTAACGGGCGAGGAACTCATTGATGCCATTACCACTTCGTACGATACCGTTGGTATGGACGAAACCTTAATTGTAAACCGTTCCAATAAACGAACCAACCTGTACAACAAGGGTATACGCAACAGTATTCTGTATAAAGAAGAAGAACTAACTGTAGGTGATATTATTTTGGTGGTGAAAAATAACTACCACTGGCTAAAAAACAGCAAAGAAGTTGATTTTATTGCCAATGGCGATATAGCCGAAATTGTGCGGATTAAGGGATACGAAGAATTATACGGGCACAGGTTTGTAAACTGTGTGGTTCGTTTATTGGACTATAAGGAGCTGGAAGTAGATGTTAAGCTGATGCTCGATGTACTTAATCTGGATACACCCGGCTTGTCGCAAAAGGAACAGGAACAGTTTTTTTATACCGTGATGGAAGATTATGTCGACTTAACACCAAAACGGAAACAGTACCAGGCAGTTAAAAACAACGATTACTACAATGCCCTGCAAGTTAAGTTTGCCTATGCCATGACCTGCCATAAAGCACAAGGCGGACAATGGAAATCAGTTTTCGTTGATCCGGGTTTTGTACCCGACCAGAATATAAACCGCGATTATTACCGTTGGCTTTATACCGCTTTTACCCGCTGCACGGAAAAGCTTTATTTGGTAAACTTTAAGGAGGATTATTTTGAGTAA
- a CDS encoding 2TM domain-containing protein has protein sequence MDEQARYQEAKKRAEEIRGFYHHLVSYIVVNTILVIMNLVWTPEYLWFIWTTLGWGVGIIFHAVSVYGNLWGKAWEERKIREIMDKDKRF, from the coding sequence ATGGACGAACAAGCAAGATACCAAGAGGCAAAAAAACGTGCAGAGGAGATACGGGGTTTCTATCATCACCTTGTTAGCTACATTGTTGTTAACACAATTCTTGTTATCATGAACCTGGTATGGACTCCGGAGTATTTGTGGTTTATTTGGACTACTTTAGGTTGGGGTGTTGGTATAATTTTTCATGCCGTTTCTGTTTATGGAAATCTTTGGGGAAAGGCCTGGGAGGAACGTAAGATCAGGGAAATTATGGATAAGGACAAGCGATTTTGA
- a CDS encoding type II CAAX endopeptidase family protein, with protein sequence MSSQEKKEIILFSTIAIGLSSLICYISFETNNPNLSILSVFTPSLLALAFTAITKGRKGVHDLFVKQTIKRTSIKWLLLSLIGIPLVGFLAMLTSLNFAISMLSLRTYELMPQIVIIILIALGEEYGWRGFLLPRLMNKFNLFYSSIILGLIWGLWHFPAYLIGTGIPLQMNFMVFLLWVILGTLFISWIYYYTRSVLTSILAHISANAAFNYLLILPEFTGSMNTFWIFIFYLSIIIMIVFYVRRKDLIKGYSNVYKQ encoded by the coding sequence ATGAGTTCACAAGAAAAAAAAGAAATCATCTTATTCTCTACAATTGCTATAGGCTTGAGTTCGTTAATTTGTTATATCTCTTTCGAGACAAATAATCCCAACTTATCCATATTATCTGTTTTCACCCCATCATTACTTGCTCTTGCTTTTACTGCAATTACAAAAGGAAGAAAAGGGGTTCATGATTTATTCGTAAAACAAACAATCAAAAGAACAAGTATAAAATGGCTTCTTCTTTCCTTGATTGGAATTCCTCTCGTTGGATTTTTAGCAATGCTCACATCCTTGAATTTTGCAATTTCAATGTTAAGCTTAAGAACTTATGAACTGATGCCTCAAATTGTTATTATCATATTAATAGCACTTGGAGAGGAATATGGATGGAGAGGGTTTTTACTTCCAAGATTGATGAATAAATTCAATCTGTTCTATTCAAGTATAATACTTGGTTTAATATGGGGGTTATGGCATTTTCCGGCATATCTGATCGGGACAGGGATTCCCTTACAAATGAACTTTATGGTTTTTTTATTATGGGTTATTCTGGGAACACTTTTTATTAGTTGGATTTATTACTATACAAGAAGCGTACTAACATCTATACTGGCTCATATTAGTGCTAACGCCGCTTTTAATTACCTGCTTATTTTACCTGAGTTTACTGGAAGCATGAACACTTTTTGGATTTTTATATTCTATCTGTCCATTATTATTATGATTGTTTTTTACGTCAGAAGAAAAGATTTAATAAAAGGCTATAGCAATGTATATAAACAATAG